One Pan paniscus chromosome 16, NHGRI_mPanPan1-v2.0_pri, whole genome shotgun sequence DNA segment encodes these proteins:
- the C16H15orf48 gene encoding normal mucosa of esophagus-specific gene 1 protein: MSFFQLLMKRKELIPLVVFMTVAAGGASSFAVYSLWKTDVILDRKKNPEPWETVDPTVPQKLITINQQWKPIEELQNVQRVTK; this comes from the exons ATGAGCTTTTTCCAACTCCtgatgaaaaggaaggaa CTCATTCCCTTGGTGGTGTTCATGACTGTGGCGGCGGGTGGAGCCTCATCTTTCGCTGTGTATTCTCTTTGGAAAACCGATGTGAT CCTTGAtcgaaaaaaaaatccagaacctTGGGAAACTGTGGACCCTACTGTACCTCAAAAG cttataACAATCAACCAACAATGGAAACCCATTGAAGAGTTGCAAAATGTCCAAAGGGTGACCAAATGA